Proteins found in one Roseovarius pelagicus genomic segment:
- the trxB gene encoding thioredoxin-disulfide reductase — translation MADTRKTKVLIIGSGPAGYTAGVYASRAMLNPILVQGIEPGGQLTTTTEVENWPGDTEVQGPDLMVRMEAHAKAMGCEIIGDIISSIDFDARPFVCQSDSGTVYEADAIILATGARAKWLGLPSEEKFKGFGVSACATCDGFFYRGQEIVVVGGGNTAVEEALFLTNFASKVTLIHRRDELRAEMILQDRLMKNPKIEPLWFHQLEEVVGTENPLGVEGVRVKHVETGEITEIPCKGVFIAIGHAPANELVKDVLDTHMGGYVVTNPDSTETSIPGIFAAGDLTDWKYRQAVTSAGMGCMAALEAERWLAEQDDAPRDEVSAPLGYGAEVPAGE, via the coding sequence ATGGCCGATACCCGCAAGACCAAAGTTCTGATCATCGGCTCCGGCCCGGCGGGCTACACGGCGGGTGTTTATGCCAGCCGTGCGATGCTGAATCCGATCCTCGTTCAGGGGATCGAACCCGGCGGCCAGTTAACCACCACCACCGAAGTTGAAAACTGGCCGGGTGACACCGAGGTACAAGGCCCCGACCTGATGGTGCGCATGGAGGCCCACGCCAAAGCCATGGGCTGTGAGATCATCGGCGATATCATCAGCAGCATTGATTTCGATGCACGCCCCTTCGTCTGCCAATCCGACAGCGGTACGGTCTACGAAGCCGATGCAATCATCCTTGCCACAGGTGCACGCGCCAAATGGCTGGGTCTGCCCAGCGAAGAGAAGTTCAAGGGCTTCGGCGTCAGCGCCTGCGCCACTTGCGACGGATTTTTCTATCGCGGCCAGGAAATCGTCGTTGTCGGCGGCGGCAACACTGCGGTCGAAGAGGCATTATTCTTGACCAACTTCGCCTCCAAGGTCACGCTGATCCACCGCCGTGATGAATTGCGCGCCGAGATGATCTTGCAGGACCGGCTGATGAAGAATCCCAAGATCGAGCCGCTCTGGTTCCATCAACTGGAGGAAGTCGTTGGCACAGAAAACCCGCTGGGCGTCGAGGGTGTCCGCGTGAAACACGTAGAAACAGGCGAGATCACAGAAATCCCGTGCAAGGGTGTCTTTATCGCCATCGGTCACGCCCCCGCCAACGAACTAGTCAAGGACGTGCTGGACACACATATGGGCGGCTACGTCGTAACCAATCCTGACAGCACCGAAACCTCGATTCCGGGGATTTTCGCGGCCGGTGATCTGACCGACTGGAAATATCGTCAGGCGGTAACCTCTGCCGGGATGGGCTGCATGGCCGCCCTCGAAGCCGAACGTTGGCTGGCCGAACAGGATGATGCACCACGCGATGAAGTCAGCGCGCCACTGGGATATGGTGCCGAGGTACCAGCAGGCGAGTAA
- a CDS encoding Lrp/AsnC family transcriptional regulator, whose protein sequence is MATTRLDPIDRKILAELQADGRMTNVELARRVGISAPPCLRRVRTLEESGYIRGYHAEVDARELGFEVQVFASVGLQSQAEADLSAFEARCRSWPLVRECHMLNGEVDFILKCVAPDLSSFQRFLTEELTAAENVASVKTSLVIRGAKDEPGVPFDVLEERLTKEA, encoded by the coding sequence ATGGCGACAACCCGGCTTGACCCGATCGACCGCAAAATTCTGGCCGAATTGCAGGCCGATGGCCGGATGACGAATGTGGAACTGGCCCGCCGTGTCGGCATCTCGGCGCCGCCATGCCTGCGGCGTGTGCGGACGCTGGAGGAAAGCGGATATATTCGTGGCTATCATGCCGAAGTGGATGCGCGCGAACTGGGGTTTGAAGTGCAGGTGTTTGCCTCCGTCGGGTTGCAGAGCCAAGCCGAAGCGGACCTAAGCGCGTTTGAGGCGCGCTGCCGGTCGTGGCCGCTGGTGCGCGAGTGTCACATGCTGAATGGCGAAGTGGATTTCATCCTCAAATGCGTGGCGCCGGACCTAAGCAGCTTTCAACGGTTCCTGACCGAAGAACTGACTGCTGCCGAAAACGTGGCCAGCGTCAAAACTTCGCTGGTTATTCGCGGTGCCAAGGATGAGCCGGGGGTGCCGTTCGATGTGCTGGAGGAACGGCTGACCAAAGAGGCTTGA
- a CDS encoding Hint domain-containing protein, with translation MVYTPSALNLVSAMRAEAGFAEEYTSLRGMRAERAQPMIGYDVQYLCGDGQIGSARHRAPATAPFLDAFSAFARGTLIATTQGPVAVEDLSPGMKLITNERGPSPLLWVGAMTLRPDACAFGESGPRLFRIMAEALGMARPMTDLMTGPGARILQRTPGRRDQSLRPVRDMLDGMQVIELRPPSAVQMYHLLLPRHATITAAGLSVETFHPGPGFDQSMTYDDLAQFIGLFPHIRKPVDFGSLAHPRAPLRSQNGLNVA, from the coding sequence ATGGTCTACACCCCCTCTGCGCTGAATCTGGTCAGCGCCATGCGAGCCGAAGCAGGCTTCGCCGAAGAATATACCTCCCTGCGCGGGATGCGTGCTGAGCGTGCGCAGCCAATGATCGGATATGACGTGCAGTACCTGTGCGGCGACGGTCAAATCGGGTCCGCGCGACATCGTGCCCCGGCGACCGCACCCTTCCTTGATGCGTTTTCCGCCTTTGCACGCGGGACCCTGATCGCAACCACCCAAGGCCCTGTTGCGGTCGAGGACCTCAGCCCCGGAATGAAGCTGATAACCAACGAACGTGGCCCATCGCCGCTCTTGTGGGTCGGTGCGATGACGTTGCGCCCTGACGCGTGTGCCTTCGGTGAGTCCGGTCCGCGCCTGTTCCGGATCATGGCCGAAGCGTTAGGGATGGCGCGTCCGATGACCGATCTTATGACCGGACCCGGCGCACGCATTCTACAACGCACCCCCGGCCGGCGGGATCAGAGCCTGCGCCCCGTGCGTGACATGCTGGATGGTATGCAGGTTATCGAATTGCGCCCGCCCAGCGCAGTTCAGATGTACCATCTGCTGCTCCCGCGTCACGCGACGATTACTGCCGCCGGACTCTCGGTCGAGACGTTCCACCCCGGACCCGGCTTTGACCAGTCAATGACATATGATGATCTGGCGCAGTTTATCGGGCTTTTCCCGCATATCCGTAAGCCCGTGGATTTCGGCAGCCTTGCCCATCCGCGCGCGCCGCTGCGATCACAAAACGGACTAAATGTCGCCTGA